A DNA window from Hordeum vulgare subsp. vulgare chromosome 1H, MorexV3_pseudomolecules_assembly, whole genome shotgun sequence contains the following coding sequences:
- the LOC123434119 gene encoding cytochrome P450 89A2-like, with protein MDTWRIFLGSALLAIPLILLLRGRKGGRLRVPPGPPSLPVLGSVVWLTNSPADVEPLLRRLFSRYGPIVSLRVGSRLSIFVADRRLAHAALVERGATLADRPALPSLKLLGENNNTITRASYGPVWRLLRRNLVSETLHPSRVRLFAPARSWVRRVLAEKLRDESSSGGAAVVETFQYAMFCLLVLMCFGERLDEATVRAIAAAQREPLIYRSRKMAVFSFLPSVTKHLYRDRLQTVHAMQRRKKDLFVPLINARREYRKLGGEPKKESTFEHSYVDALLDIKLPEEGNRPLTDNEMINLCSEFLDAGTDTTSTGLQWIMAELVKNPAIQEKLYKEISATKGDDKEEVSEEDVHKMPYLKAVVLEGLRKHPPAHFVLPHKAAEDMEVGGYLIPKGATVNFMVAEMSRDEREWEKPTEFVPERFLPGGAGEAVDVTGNREIKMMPFGVGRRICAGLGIAMLHLEYFVANMVREFEWQEVPGEEVDFAEKNEFTVVMKKPLRPRLVPRSQ; from the coding sequence ATGGACACGTGGCGCATCTTCCTCGGCTCGGCCCTCCTCGCGATACCGCTGATCCTTCTCCTCCGCGGCCGCAAGGGCGGCCGGCTCCGCGTCCCGCCGGGCCCGCCGTCCCTGCCGGTGCTGGGCAGCGTGGTGTGGCTGACCAACTCGCCCGCCGACGTGGAGCCCCTGCTCCGGCGCCTCTTCTCGCGGTACGGCCCCATCGTGTCCCTGCGCGTGGGGTCCCGCCTCTCCATCTTCGTCGCCGACCGCCGCCTCGCCCACGCGGCGCTCGTCGAGCGCGGCGCCACGCTCGCGGACCGCCCCGCCCTCCCTTCGCTCAAGCTGCTGggcgagaacaacaacaccatcacgcGCGCGAGCTACGGGCCCGTCTGGCGCCTCCTCCGCCGCAACCTCGTCTCCGAGACGCTGCACCCGTCGCGGGTCCGCCTCTTCGCGCCCGCGCGCTCCTGGGTGCGCCGCGTGCTGGCCGAGAAGCTCCGGGATGAGTCGTCATCCGGCGGCGCGGCCGTCGTGGAGACGTTCCAGTACGCCATGTTCTGCCTCCTCGTGCTCATGTGCTTCGGTGAGCGGCTCGACGAGGCCACGGTCCGCGCGATCGCCGCCGCCCAGCGCGAGCCCCTCATCTACAGGTCGAGGAAGATGGCCGTCTTCTCCTTCCTGCCTTCGGTGACCAAGCACCTCTACCGCGACCGCCTCCAGACCGTGCACGCCATGCAGCGGCGGAAGAAGGACCTGTTCGTGCCGTTGATCAACGCTCGGCGGGAGTACAGGAAACTCGGCGGCGAGCCCAAGAAAGAGAGCACATTCGAGCACTCCTACGTCGACGCCCTGCTCGACATAAAGCTCCCCGAGGAGGGAAACCGCCCGCTCACCGACAACGAGATGATCAATCTCTGTTCAGAGTTCCTCGACGCCGGGACCGACACCACCTCCACCGGCTTGCAGTGGATCATGGCCGAGCTGGTGAAGAACCCGGCCATCCAGGAGAAGCTCTACAAGGAAATCAGCGCCACGAAGGGGGACGACAAGGAAGAGGTCTCCGAGGAGGACGTCCACAAGATGCCGTACCTAAAGGCGGTGGTCCTCGAAGGCCTCCGGAAGCACCCACCGGCGCACTTCGTGCTGCCGCACAAGGCGGCGGAGGACATGGAGGTCGGCGGGTACCTGATTCCCAAGGGCGCGACGGTGAACTTCATGGTGGCCGAGATGAGCAGGGACGAGCGGGAGTGGGAGAAGCCAACGGAGTTCGTGCCGGAGCGGTTCCTGCCAGGTGGCGCCGGCGAAGCGGTGGACGTGACCGGCAATCGGGAGATCAAGATGATGCCGTTCGGCGTGGGCCGTAGGATCTGCGCCGGGCTCGGCATCGCCATGCTCCACCTGGAGTACTTCGTGGCCAACATGGTAAGGGAGTTCGAGTGGCAGGAGGTCCCCGGCGAGGAGGTGGACTTCGCTGAGAAGAACGAGTTCACCGTCGTCATGAAGAAGCCGCTGCGCCCACGCCTTGTGCCCCGGAGCCAGTAG